The Maylandia zebra isolate NMK-2024a linkage group LG14, Mzebra_GT3a, whole genome shotgun sequence genome includes the window AACCACTCTGAACAAATTAAAGTTTAATCGACCAAAACTTTTGGTATGTTTTATAACCTCTATACATTATTAACTATTATTTGTAGTTAAAACTATTAGTTGTGTCTATATTGGAAGTTTCTGTCTACCTACAATGTGTTTATGTCACTTGACTGCATGAGAGAAGTGTTCAATACGTTTCTGAGATGCTTGTCTAATTGATGCGCAAGTGGGTGGAAAAGCACTGACGGTGTGTGGAAGGTCAAAGCTACTCACTCTGCATCTGAACTGGCTTCTTTACTGAGTTTGGCTCTGGCTGCGGCTGACAGGTTCAAATCTCCTCCTGGAGCAAGAGAAGGAAATAGGCAGATTAAGCAGTGAGTGAATCTGATGGTAAGGAAAAGAGTGTGAGAGTAAAGTGAAAAGATGTCATATGAGAAAGCTTATGAAGAAAATCGGAGacaataaagaaacacaaaacagagaGGAGTGAAAATGTGGGACAATTCAACACTCCAGTCTTTTCTCACCTTTAATGTAATCCACAAAGTACAGCAACACTGCGGCTATCAGTCCAACTACAAGAAAGTGGAAGGAAAACCAATGCAAAAAAAGACATAACCAACAATGGCACTCACAAGTGTCTAACaagactttgaaaaaaaaaaaagggaaacaaaaagaCATAAAAGTACTGACCACAAATGCAGGCGCAAAAAAACACTTCCAGAACCAGGTACCCTTTGCTGTCGAGGATCGCCCCTGCCGCTATGGAAATGATAGCGAGTCCCAGGTTCTGAATGGACTGCATACTAATGTGCAAAGACAGAGAACACACATCAGTGTCAATATAGCAATATTTATATGTTAATGGGTGGCCCAAACAAGCAGAATATGTATAATTTAAGtcttaatgataaaaaaaaaggcacatacaaGCCATAGGCTGTCCCGAGTTGATGTTCAGGCACGACAAAAGCCACCATGGGCCAAAGTGCACAGGCCAATAAGGAGTATGACACGCCAAGCAGGGACTGGAAATCAAGCAAATGCACAGAATCTCACTTTACAATTTCTCAGTTGGCTGAAACCAAAGAAGTTAACTGGACACGAGATAAAACAATTCTCCAactgaaaaaaagtttttagttCATCCACACGAACAGACTCAATTTTCAAGACATACTATAACGGTTTATGAATGTGCAAAATGTTTAAGTGCAGTGTAAAAGGTTGCCAGGGAAGTCACCATTGCGATCCATGGGTTCCAGAAAGTGAAGGCCAGCATCATGTGAGCGGCAAGTGTTGCTGCCACTGCAAGCAATACCCAATACACGTTCCTCCCAGTCTTATCAACCATGAAGCCCAAAACTGGAGATGCAGGGGCTGATATGATGTACACAATACTAGGAAAGATAGACAACGGACAATGAATGATTCATGTTAAAACATTATATAAAGAATATCCTTATATTAAATGAAGAACACGCTATTTTAGGAAATTCACCCGCCACAAAAACTGCAGAATATAAAGAGTGCTAATATCTTAAGGTAGCTTGGTCTCAGTTGCCCAACAGGCAACACCTAAGCTGAGTTACCTGTTGACAGCTCTGGCTTGAGCTGGGGAGAAGCTGAATTTTTCAATGAAGAACACCCTGCGAATGAAAAGACAAGATGATACGTTCACAGTACAAAGCACTGCTTAGCTTTTTGGCTGTTATGACAACAAAAGGAGAGATTGAATTTTCATAGCAGCCATCCGCTCAGTTAGCGCTGACCCATTGTGGCAAATCCATGTCAGTTGCTACGTGATCTGAGAACGCCTTTCAGTGAAGGAAATTCATTTTGTAATGGCTGCAATTGTGTCCTTTCACTTCAAAGCTATTTGTCAAAAACTCCCTTTGTAGTTTAATCACAACACAACATTGTGAGGTTGAACAACTACCTTCATGACGGTTCTTTATTTAATTCTTATCAAGCATTTTAACCATAACAGTGCATTATTTAGAGTCGGAGTTCTTTCTTCACTCAAAGCTAAATGGTTATGGGCACATCACAGGATATGTTGACTTTAGGAAAGACTAAATCAGGTCACTTTTAACATTAAATGAATAACATATAAAATACACCACTAACAAACAAAGATAATGCACTTGGATGTTTGGATCCGTGTGCTGCTTCCTGTATTTCATGAGAAACAGGGgatgcacagagcagacagcgTTCTGCAGACAGTATATATACTATAAAAGCAATATAAGGACCACTGGAGGAAACATGGTGTTAGAGGAAGAGTGCAGACGTATGGAGTACTCACTGTCCCAGTCCAATAAAGGGGAAAACTGCCACGTAGTAGCCTACACAAACGATGAAGATAAGCCACAGGGCTGCAGGGAAATGCTTCACATCCGTGATCTTGATCACTTCGGCTAACatgcaacacaaaaaacaaatctgtcTGAGAACACCATTTGCTTTGACCAACTCTAAAAGAATAAATGCTTCTTTAACACATGTCAACCTTTTTCCTTATTGACAAATGCTACAGCATGCCAAATTTAAACGTTTTCTTCCCCGCCGAGTAGTAGTTTTCATCCATGATTCTGCAGActaaaccatttgaatacaaaaaTGCCATCAGTTCattattttatcatatttgatgtgcgtgatttttttttttaataattacttCATGAGTTAGGCAGGATACACATGGATGCATTTCAGGCTTCAGCGCTCTCACTTCTCATTTCCCTTTTAATAGGGTGACATCATGCGATGCCAACTCAACTTGCTAATGCTGCTTCTGCTGAAAATTTTTGAGAAATTAAACTGTTGACAAGCCAGCAAATGGGTTAACTAATGAAACCACACAATGCAACCAttgcaaccaaaaaaaaaaggttttgagaGGTCAGAGAGACCTTTGACAACTAACTTCTGGTAATTTCAACCTAAAGACCAAGTGGATATTcttgacattttaaatgtaaataaattcaagAGGTTATTTTTGTCATGTGACTAGGGTTAGAACCACAAAATCACCTCTGGCTATAACTGCCAcgaacacaacaacaacaaaaagtccAACACAACAGAGAAAGTAGAGTCAAACCAGATAGTTGGTTTTAGAgctcaacaaaacaaaaactaaatctGACTTTGCACACGGGGGCAATCTGCAACGATTGTGGAAGGACTTCTAGTATTCATTCACTGATGTGAGTGAAAGAGGGAAAACACAAAATTGAGGGAGAAAGTATGGGAAGATGTTACCTGTTCCTTCTTGTTCCTTGTTGAGGATCCTCTCGGCTCTTTTGTCAAGGAATCCCAAAACCAAGGCACAGACTAGGGAAAACACGCACGTTATGGCAGCTAaggggagaaaaagaaatggaGAATCAGAATCATTTTATTGCCACTAAACATGTTCAGTGAAATTAGAAGCAGcaggaaacaacacaaaactgcAAGTTGTGCAAAAGTGGAAACGTCTGCATGTCAGAGGATAACGTTACAAGAACTGGCACTTCTTCTGTTCCTTGTGATTCGTCTGGAACAGCCAGCAGCACTTTTAGTTCTCTATATCACTTCTCTCTGTTGGTTTGTGCTAGCTGTGTTACTTGAACttagaagtaaaaaagaaaggGTGTAGCATTTCTACCAAACAAGGAAATAAAGGGGGTGTAACTGGAGTCTGAGAGTGTAAAACTCACCTGACAAGTCAGGTTCAGTGAAGTGCAACTGTAAAACATTTACCTATCAAGAGTGATGCACCCAGCACGGCGTGTCCAGGCGAGCCAACAGCATCTGTAACTCTGTTATAAATCCAGCCCATTATGTTCATGTTCACCGTGCTGCCCTTGGGATGAGCAGAGAAGTCAGTGGCATGCATTTTGTACAGCTTACCTCATTGAAaatatcaaaacaaacaaaaatacaagtATTTCAAAGCCTGTATAAATGCACTTTTTCATTTGGAGCGTTCTTACCACGCGAGCCATGCTCAGCTGAAGGCCAAATACTAGATTGAGCTCCTTGCCTTTGAACCAGTTCACTGCATATGTGTTTTGGGCTACTGCCAAAGACTCTCCTCCAATACTACCCAAGAAAAGACAACATAGAAGGGATCATGTAAGCAACAAGACTGAAAACCTGAGTCCTAGAATCAGACTTTAATGTCTCTTGACGGATAAATATATGTGACTGAATAACACCACACTGACTTTGTTTTAGCGACTTGATGTGTGTTCGGGTTCGCTAAGAATCCCCCATATATGGTATTTCTGACTATATCATTCATATTCTGTAAGCTGATATGAATCAGTGTCATAAGAAACTGCATGTTTTTTATTACTATTTCAAACAAGAAAAGGaccaatgtttgtttgttttttacgtTTTTACATGCtagtaaaataaaaaggtttaacTAGAAGacagtttgttttggttttattacCCAAATATAAATCGTCCAGCTTCCATTAGCCAAAATTGATTTGTCCATGCTCCAGCAGCAAAGACCACCTATGCAGAGGtagaaaagttaaaaacaatctAATCACCACAGTTTTCCCAAGGATTTTTTCTATTGAGCTATATGGATTTAAACAGAATGTATATCTGTAACTGCATTCTTCTGAAACTTCAAGAGTATATTACCTGTCCAGCACagacaaaaagggaaaagatgATGGTTCCCAGCCTGTAAACAAGAACATGGGGAAAGATACCAATCAAGACGACATGTACAAAATCCATACGGAGCATTCACTTTTGTCTTTTGGGTGAAAATACATACACAACACATAGTTGGCAAAAACATACAACCGACTGGTTCTTCTCGTTACCTGACACCAAAGACCCGATCAAGCAGAAATCCCCCAAAGAAGCAGAGGACTACATTAGGCCAGGAGTACCAGGCGTACAACTGCATGAAGTCTGCAGTCGTCAGATGCAAATCCTGGGCGAgtcacagaagaaaaacaacagacatTGGACTCTCGCTTTGTGTTAGTTTTTGCTATCATTTTGTGTTGAGCACAATGCACAGTAGGCTCTAGGTTTTTGAATAAATCTGTGTAACAACACCATTTACTAGGAATCTTATTTGACTGTTCTTGTTGTTTATtatgtagattttttttgtttacatagAGTATGGTGATCTTTAAAAGATAACCTCTGttctatataaaaataaatctccaaaagctTGTTAGTGTGGGATTAAAATAAATGTCTGCATTTGGTtttaaggccctggtgtaaaaGTTTGAATTATGTGTGAAATACCTGGATGACTTGACTTTGGAGTGCAGCGGGATTATCGTAACAGAAGTAGCTTCCTGGAACAAAGCACCCACATTAGCGGGGCTCAGACGTGACACTATTGCATTTATTATACATTTCATACATAATAAGCAGACAACAACGTGCATTATTTACAGTAGCTTGATAGTATTTAACTTTAGTTAGTCCCAAATCTCCCAAATAGCTCGCCGTGCCGCCTTTTACTCCTTACCGAATCCCAggaagcacataaaaaaaaggacaaccaGTCGGTGCAGTAAGCGGCTGGGGTCGCAGATGGCGAGCATGGGCCTGCCGGGTCCACTGCCCCTGTCCTCGTCTCCCAACAATCTCTGCCGCTCTTCCAAATCCGCCATGTTCGATTATTTGTGAGGTTCACAGCAGAGAGGAAGACCTAAGAGTGTCAGTCATATGACCCGTTATGCACGTCACGTGGCATTATGTTCGCAGTGAAGCTGGCGTACGCCTCGGGAGCGCGCACAGTCAGCTG containing:
- the mfsd1 gene encoding lysosomal dipeptide transporter MFSD1 isoform X2, translated to MADLEERQRLLGDEDRGSGPGRPMLAICDPSRLLHRLVVLFFMCFLGFGSYFCYDNPAALQSQVIQDLHLTTADFMQLYAWYSWPNVVLCFFGGFLLDRVFGVRLGTIIFSLFVCAGQVVFAAGAWTNQFWLMEAGRFIFGIGGESLAVAQNTYAVNWFKGKELNLVFGLQLSMARVGSTVNMNIMGWIYNRVTDAVGSPGHAVLGASLLIAAITCVFSLVCALVLGFLDKRAERILNKEQEGTAEVIKITDVKHFPAALWLIFIVCVGYYVAVFPFIGLGQVFFIEKFSFSPAQARAVNSIVYIISAPASPVLGFMVDKTGRNVYWVLLAVAATLAAHMMLAFTFWNPWIAMSLLGVSYSLLACALWPMVAFVVPEHQLGTAYGFMQSIQNLGLAIISIAAGAILDSKGYLVLEVFFCACICVGLIAAVLLYFVDYIKGGDLNLSAAARAKLSKEASSDAE
- the mfsd1 gene encoding lysosomal dipeptide transporter MFSD1 isoform X1, producing the protein MADLEERQRLLGDEDRGSGPGRPMLAICDPSRLLHRLVVLFFMCFLGFGSYFCYDNPAALQSQVIQDLHLTTADFMQLYAWYSWPNVVLCFFGGFLLDRVFGVRLGTIIFSLFVCAGQVVFAAGAWTNQFWLMEAGRFIFGIGGESLAVAQNTYAVNWFKGKELNLVFGLQLSMARVGSTVNMNIMGWIYNRVTDAVGSPGHAVLGASLLIAAITCVFSLVCALVLGFLDKRAERILNKEQEGTAEVIKITDVKHFPAALWLIFIVCVGYYVAVFPFIGLGQVFFIEKFSFSPAQARAVNSIVYIISAPASPVLGFMVDKTGRNVYWVLLAVAATLAAHMMLAFTFWNPWIAMSLLGVSYSLLACALWPMVAFVVPEHQLGTAYGFMQSIQNLGLAIISIAAGAILDSKGYLVLEVFFCACICVGLIAAVLLYFVDYIKGGDLNLSAAARAKLSKEASSDAEKERQPSKPTQGELARLAPMSAFGLRNRYLSRLGAQIPDHFSSHLSSLAYRSVLK